From Rana temporaria chromosome 5, aRanTem1.1, whole genome shotgun sequence:
tcatataactttttttttcttttccacaaTCCTAGATGATTATTTTTGAACGTCACAGAGAACACAACGTCCCCGGAGAACGGATAGATACTTCCTCTAGAAATCCAGCAGGTGGCGGTAGTGAGTGTGGATTCCTGAAACTTTGGGTCTACTAGAAGATCCAGGTAAGTAGGGAGGAGAGAGACACCATGAGCAAAGGCAGGATGGCAGTGTGGAAAGGTCTGGGGCTGGCTGATCCATTAGATCCACCACACATTTGGAACAAGCTGCCTTCAATGTTGAGTTTTTTGGAATCCTTTTTCAGTTTCTCCCACATGTCTGACGCCCCTTCATGACAATCTGCGAGCACTGTGACAGCACAGACGTGAAATTCATTCCAGTATCTGAATGGGATATAGTAAAGACACGTGGTTAGTTCAACCCTGAAAAGGAGCCAGCTACAGCGAAAGCACAAGCAGCTTGAAGAGTCAGAAATAAGGTGGTTGCCATACCtcaaaatgctagttgcttgatCTTCTGTGGCTTCTATGCTTCCCAAGCCACTGTCCTGAAAGCAGGCAAATCAGAAGTTCTGATTTCACTTACTGCATGCTTGTTTGGGGTCAGGCACTCAGAAAATATCCAAGTCAGAGACAGACagtcaactagcattttcagaagctcAGCAAGACAACTTATATCATTTTCtgaaatctgcgcatgctcagtgcgCCTTAACAGCTGCAAACTTAGATTGTGCTTTGACCCACCTTATGTTAAATCTGACATACATACAAAGAGATCTGTACCTGCCCATCCCTCACTTAGTTTTTCAGGAGGTtagaataataaatatattgaaaatatgcataaaacacaaataaaacgCAATTGCTAGAACATGCAATAATGAAAACCCTTTCCATAGAGGTGCAAATTGTGTAATTTGAAAGAGGGTATTGATGGGTGTTGGGTAAATCATAGCTAAGTTCCTTCAAAAGAGATTCCAGAACAATTAGCAATGTGTATATTTTGGCTG
This genomic window contains:
- the NRN1 gene encoding neuritin, giving the protein MGVHLNGRYILLVLAVQLAYLVQAVKAAGKCDAVFKGFSKCMLTMGDQIEAYSQGVDEEKNLNTICSYWNEFHVCAVTVLADCHEGASDMWEKLKKDSKKLNIEGSLFQMCGGSNGSASPRPFHTAILPLLMVSLSSLLTWIF